The sequence CCTGCTCGGAGGTGATGCCGCCGAAGTACTCCGCCTGCTGCTTGATGCGGGTGTAATTGTCCTCGCCGCCGCGGTAGGTGCGGAACTCGCTCTCCGGCGTATCGACGAAATAGAGCCGGAAGATGTCGGTGCGGCCGCCCGGCAAACTCACCTCGAAGCTGTCACCGTCGTTGTGCTTCTCCTTCGCCAAGGTGCAGCCGCGGTAGACCTCGTAGCGGCCCGCTCGCTCCGAGCCCTTCCCCGGGCTCGGCGGCGCGGATTCCTCCGCGGACGATTTCCGGTGCCCCGCGGTGTCGACGGACGGATGGGCTTTCTGCCACTGGTCCCAGCCCCACAGGCAGACCGCGGCCACGACCACCAGTAGCGAACTCAGGGTGCTCTGTCGGGCACGAATCGCCATCTCAGAGTCCCTTGAAGCCCTGATACTCGGTGTAGGTGCCGGTCGGCACGGCCACCTGGCCCCACTCGCGGTTCAGGCGGCGGTACTTGTTGATGAAATCGCTCGGCACCGCCCAGTTCACCCAATCCCGGTTCACGGATTCCCGCTGCATGCCGGTGCTGATGTTGTGGCGGATCTCGAAATGAAGGTGCGCCGGATACATCCCGAAATTGCTGCCGATGGTGCCCACCTGGGTGCCGCGCTTCACCTGCTGGCCGACCTTCACCATGATCTCATTGAGGTGGCCGTAGAGGGAGTCGCAGAACTTCACCTGACCGCTGGCCGGATCACGGTAGGCGTGGCGGATGAGCACCACGTTTCCCCAGCCCTGGTGGACGTTGTAGGCCCAGGTCACCACCCCGTCGCCGCAACTGTAAACCGGATCGCCAAGGTCGGTGTCGCCGCCATTGCGGCCATTCCAGTCCTCGCCGAAATGGATGGGCGAGGTCAGGCGCACGCCGCGGGCGATGTAGTAGCCCGCGCCATTCGGTTTCCCCACCGGGAAATCAAAGCCATCCGCGAGGGGCATCCGCACCGTGGACTGGGCGCGGACCGTGGCGGACATCATCGAAACCACCAGCGCCAAAAGAAAGGCGAGGAGGAAGCCGGTCCGGGTGCCGCGGGAAATCATCCCCGCAAGTGCACTCCTCCACCTCGGTCCGGGCAATCAAAAAACCATTCTCGATAGAACCGATATTCAATGGATGCGTAATGAATCGAGGGCAGGCGGGCTCCCCCGAAGAATGGAGTATGCAAGCAAGCCCCCTGCCACTAATTTGGAGACATGAAACTCGAGGAGATTCAGCGTCACGCCATGGAACTTCCGGATACCGACCGGGCGGAATTGGCCGCCGAGCTGCTGAACTCGCTTCCAAGGGTTCTTGCCGATGACGATGAGGGCATCGCCGAAGCCCGACGACGAGCCAAGGAACTTGACCAAGATCCGTCCGTGGGCTGCTCCTGGCAGGAAATCAAGAATGCCTTGGGCAGGTAAACGTGGAAGTCGTTTTTCATCGACGCATCCAAGCGGATCTCCGCTCCGCCTTGGCGTTTTATGAGACCGAGGGAGGTTGTCGCCTTGGAGACCGGTTTTTCGCCGAGGCGGAAGATGCGGTGGCCGCGGCGTTGAAAAACCCGAAATCCTTTCACTTCGCCGCCGAAGGTCTCCGCCGGGTGGCCACAAAAACCTTCCCTTACCATTTTCTCTACGAGGAAGATGCCCAAAGGATTCGCTTCCTCGTGCTCCGACATGACAAGCGCCACCCTCGGTTCGGACTGAACCGCCGCTGAACTCCGCCTCCGAGCTCACCCTTCCTTCGTCTCCTCTCCGGCGATGCTGATGCACAGCAGCGCCCAGAAGCAGCAGATCAGGTTCGCCACCGGCACCTGGAGCATCGGGGGCAGGCTGTAAACCACCGCCACGCCGGGGATCCACACCATCCAATTCGGGATCAGATTCGGCAGGACCATCCGCCGGTACCAGCCGGGGGTGAAGATCCTCCCCTTCAACGGAAAGCCCCGCGCTTTCCAGAGGTGGATCAAGGCATTCGCCGGAGCCGCCCACAGCGGGGTGTAAACGCCCATGTCGATGAGCATCTTCGCCGCGATGGTCCGGAACGAGACATCCGTCCCCCACCAGCGCCCCTGGGCGGTGTAGAACACGTCCACCAGGATTCCGGAGAACGCCCACCAGGCGATGCCGAACACCAGCTCCGAACCCGGCGAGCGCGGCCGCAGCGAGGGGATCGCCATCCGGAACACCCACGGCAGCAGCCCGCAGAACAGAGCCGCGCTGGTGGCGGAATAGAGGAAGCCGCCCGCCAACTTCAAGCGCTCGACATGAGCCAGCACCTCCCTCAGCGCCGGATTGGTGGAGTAAGCCACCAGCAGCAGGATCGCCGCCGCCTGCAGGATCAGCCCCGGAATCAGGTTCGCCCGAGCGGCATACCACCCCGCCCGCCATGGCGAGTAAACCGAGGTCGTGGGATCACTCATTTCGGGGAAACCCGGCCGGTCAGGCCGTGAAAGTATTCGTCAGGATCAGGGTCGCGATGGCCACTCCGGCCGCGATGCGGTACCAGCCGAAACCCGCCAGCCCGTGGCGCTGGAGGTAGCCGACCAGCCATTTCACGGCGAGGAAGGCGGACACCATCGCGGCCACCCCGCCAATGGCGAGGTTCACCGCGCCGAACTGGTGCAGCATCAGCTTGGCGGTGCCGAAATGATGTTCGAACTCCGGACCGCTGGCGTGGGCCTTGTCGAGAGCCGTCTTGGCGGTCGCCGCCGTCAGCGTGAGCACCCCGAGGAGAAAGGAGTATTCAACCGCGGCCCGGACCGTGAGGCCGACCATCAGGCCACCGGCGATGGTCATGAGGCTGCGGCTGGTGCCCGGCCACATCGCCACGCACTGGAGCAGGCCGATCACCACCGCGAGTTGCCAGGTAAGTTGGCCGAGCTCGCGCTTGTTACCGGTGGCCGGGTTCTTCTTTCGCCACCAGACGGCCGCCAGGATGGCGACGCCGCCGACCACCCACGAGGTGATCACCGGCCACAGCCCGAAAAGCTTTTCCTCGATCCAATGGTGCAGCACCAAGCCGACCACGGCGGCCGGCAAGAAGCCGACCACGAGATTGATCAGCAGCTTCAGCCCCGCGGAATCGCGCCCGATCAGTCCGGAGAGCATCTGCTTCACGTGTTTCCAGTAAAGGCCCAGCACGGCGAGGATCGCCCCGCCCTGGATGCAGATGGCGAAAGCGTCCGCGGCTTCCTTGTCAGCGGGGGAAACGGTGCCGATTCCCATCAGCCGCTGCGCGACGATCAGGTGGCCGGTGGAGCTGATCGGGAGGAACTCGGTGATGCCTTCGATCAGGCCGAGGAGGAGCGATTGCCAGTGTTCCATGCGCGGGGGCACCGTGACGATGTTGCCCGGGTCCGGCAAGGGATTTGCGGTTGCGTCCTCTTCACGGAAGACGGATGTTCCGCCCGTGCGACCGGGATTGAAACATCGCTACCTCCGGATGGTCCGGAAGATGTACCGTGCCCTGCGCCATCCCAAGCTCCGGCACCGTGGATGGTGGCGGAAAATGACCCATCCGCTGTTCGAACGGCGGCTGTGGAAACCCTGCCGGGACACGGTGGCCACCGGATTGGCAGTGGGCATGTTCTTCGCTGTCCAACCCGTCCCTCTACAGTCGATTTTTGCCGCCCTGATCGCCACTCGACTGCGGGCCAATGTTCCCTTTGCGATGGCCGCCTGTTGGCTGAGCAATCCCGTCACGGCTGGCCCCATCTGTCTCACTCAACTTGGCTTGGGAATGTTTCTGCAAAGAACATTCAATCTACCGGTGCCCAAAGGGGAAATCCGCTGGGAAGCCCTCGCCAAGCTGAGCCCAAAACTAGCCTCGATTCCCTTGGGCGAGTTCCTCCTCGGATGCCTCGCTTCGGGAGTGCTGCTGGCCTTGCTCACCTACCCGCTGGTCCACCTTTTCTCAGCCTTGATGCCGCACCATTTGCCGGTGCGGAAATATCTGGCTGAGCCCTCCGGGCCAAGTGGTGTCACTGGCGATCCAACGAAGCCGATCCCCTGAACGGCCGCGAGCTGACCATGGCCCCGAAGGGAGCTCCCAGCCGCTGCTGGTCCGGCACCGGCGGGAACCGGTAGGTCCGGCGACGCTCGACCTCTGCCCGGCGCGCCCGGCGGGCAATCCACCAGCCCAGCCCGCCCAGCACCACGGCGGCCCCTGCTCCGATCCAGAAAATCCGCGCCGTGGGCGCATCGATGGCCGAACCGCGGCTCGCCTCAAGATAGCCGCCGAACTCGTTGACCAGCAGCCCCGTCAAATGATCGAGCAGGGCTTGGGAATCGAGCGTCCGCTGTTGATCCGAGGCCAATTGGCTCCGGACCCGCTCCACCACCCCGGCGGCCACGAACGAGGGAATGCGCGCGCCATTGCCCGGTTTGGTCACATTGCCGGAGTCGTAGGGGCGGCCCATCCCGAACGCGCGGGTATCGACCTCATACACCAGCACGACCCCGTCTCCCTCCGGCAGCCAGGCTTGCTGGAGGCGCGCCGCGAGATCGACCGGCGTCGCCCCCATCACCACCGATTCGGTGACCACGTAGAGGTGGAACCCGTGCTGCTGTTCCAGCCCCCGCAACCGGTCGGAAATGACCCGCAGGCCCTCGGGATTGCGGGTGTAGAGCCCGGCATTGTCCTGGACATTGAACGCCGGACGCGGCGGCGGCGGACCATCGGCCGAAAAGCCAGCCATCATCTGGCCCCGCCCGAACGGGGCCACCGCCAGGCACGCCAGAAGCCACAGGGCCCATGCAAAGGATTTCAGTCCGGTCACCGCCAGCCAGCATGCCGGAGGCGGGCGGCGCTGGCAAGTCAGGCCGATGCCTCCGCCTGCTTCGCCTTCTTTTCCTCCCGCAGCCCGCTGATGAACAGCAGCGTGGCTGCCACGCAGATGCAGGAGTCGGCGACGTTGAAGGACGGCCACCAACCTCCGCTCGAAGGAGAAAGCTTCTCGAAGTAGGGGAGCTTCACCGAAATGAAATCGACCACATAGCCGGCGGAGAGACGGTGCCAGAAGGAGTCCCCTTTAAGCGACTCCAAGGCAAAGCCTTGAGTGAGTCGATCCGTCAGATTCCCCCAGATGCCGCAGAGCAGCAAAGCCACCGCAACCCTGGCCAATCCGGTGGCAAACACGCCCTTTTTCCAAAAGATCCGGATGACCAGCATCGCCAGCAGCGGAACACACAGGAACACCACCGGAGCCCAATCGGATCCATTTCCCATCCCGAAAGCCACCCCTTGGTTGTGGACGCGGACGAGATTGAACCACCCCTCCACCACCGCTTGATGCTCTTCCACGGAATGATACCCCGGCGGCGGTTCGGGGAATTTCCCCACGATCCACCATTTCGTCCACTGGTCGAGGACGTAGAGCGGGAGCGTGACCAGGAGCAGCAGCTTCTTCAGGGAGGGCATGGGCGTTGGAGTCAGGCCTTCACGGGAACCACGGCATCGCAGCGGTCGCACAGGCCGCTATCGAGCAGCGGCTCGTGGCGGCGGCAGCGCGGGCACAGGCAGAGGTCGGTCTTGCGGGCGGTGGCGGCGAGTTCCGCGCCTTCCGTGACGTTCAGACCGGCGAGGATGAAGAACTCCTTCGCCAGCTCCTGGTCCTTCAGCAGCGCCAGCACCGGCTCGCCGGCGGGCACCGTGAGATCGACCGCGGCCTCGTTGTTGCGGGTGAACTCCTTGGCCTGGATGCTCTTCTCGATGGCGGTCTGGATGACCGACTTGATCTGGAACAAGCGGTCGGCGGACGCGGTGGCCTCGCTGGGCGCGAAGGCCGCGTCCGGTTCCGGGAAATCGCGCTCGTGCACGCTCTGGTCGCAGAACCCGGCGTGCTCCCACGCCTCGTCCGCGGTGTAGGCGAGGATCGGCGCGAGCAGCTTCGCCAGCGCGACGAAGACATCGAACATCGCGGTCTGCGAGGCGCGGCGGCGCAGCGACTTCGGGGCATCGCAGTACATGCGGTCCTTGGTCGCATCCACGTAGACGGCGGAAAGGTCGGTGGTGCAGAACTGGTTGAGCGCGTTGAAGACCTTGCGGAACTCGTAGCCTTCATACGCCTTGCGGCACTCGGCGACCACGGCGTGCAGGCGCTCGAGGATCCAGCGGTCCAGCAGCGGCATCTCCTCCGGCGCGACCCGGTCGGCCTTCGGATCGAAACCGTCGAGGTTGCCGAGGAGGATGCGCAGCGTGTTGCGGAGGCGGCGGTAGGGTTCGGCGACCTGCTTGAAGAGATCCTCGCTGAACGGCACCTCGTTCTGCCAGTCGACGGACGAGACCCACAGGCGCACGATGTCCGCGCCGTACTTGTTGTAGAAGTGGGCGGCGTCGATCGGCTTGCCGGCCTTCTCGGCCTCGGACTTGGAGAGCTTGCCCTTCTTGTCCTTGTCCACCACGAAGCCGTGGGTCAGCACGGCCTTGTACGGAGCGGCCTTGCGCCAGGCGATGCTCATCATCAGCGAGCTCTGGAACCAGCCGCGGTGCTGGTCGGTGGCTTCGAGGTAAAGGTCGGCCGGAGCGTGCAGCTCGGGGCGCTTCTCCATCACTGCCACGTGCGAGCAGCCGGAGTCGATCCACACGTCGAGCGTGTCCTTGCACTTCTTCACGCCCGCCGGGAGGCCCAGCAGTTCGGCAAGCTCGGCATCGGTCTTCTCGAACCAGACATTGGTGCCTTCCTTTTCGACGAGATCGGCGACCTTGCAGGCGAGCTCGGAGGAAAGGATGGCGACGTTGTTCTCATCGAAGAACACCGGCAGCGGCACGCCCCAGGTGCGCTGGCGCGAGATGCACCAGTCCGGGCGGGATTCCACGGTGCCGTAGATGCGGTTGCGGCCCCACGCGGGCAGCCACTCGACGCCGTCGATGGCCTTCAGGGCCTCGCCGCGCAGGGTTTCCAGCGAGATGAAGAACTGCTCCACCGCGCGGAAGATGATCGGGGTCTTCGACCGCCAGCAGTGCGGGTAGGAGTGCTTGTAGCTCTCCCGACCGAGCAGCGCGCCCTTCTCCTCGAGGATCTCGATGACGCGGTCGTTCGACTTGAAGACGTGCTGGCCCACGAGCTCGGGCACGCCGACCTCGACGGTGAAATTGCCGTCGTCATCGACCGGCGAAAGCAGGCCCAGACCGTATTGCTGGCCGGCGACGTAGTCGTCCGCACCGTGGCCGGGGGCGATGTGCACCGCGCCGGAACCGGTCTCGGTGGTCACGAACTGGCCGAGGATCAGCTTCGAAGTGCGGTCGAGGAACGGGTGGTGCGCCTCGAGGTTCTCGAACTCGCGGCCCTTCGCTTCCTTGATCGTCTCCACCAGCTTCACGCCGGTCTTCTGCTCGAAGGTCTCCACCAGCTCGCGGACGACGACGAGCGTCTCCGAGTGGCCATCGCGCTCGAAACGGCCGATGATGTAGGTGAAATCAGGGTGCAGGGCCACGCCGAGGTTCGCCGGCAGTGTCCACGGGGTGGTGGTCCAGATGACCATCGAGGCCCCGGCGGCACCGAGGTTGCACGCGGCCTCCGTGGACAGCGGGAACTTCACGAAGATCGCCGGGCTTTCCTTGTCCTTGTACTCCACCTCGGCCTCGGCCAGCGCGGTGTGCGCGCCGTAGGACCACTGGACGGGCTTCTTCGACTGATAGACGCTGCCGCTCTCCACGAGCTTCGCGAACACGCGCAGGATCTCCGCCTCATAGCCCGGGGCCATGGTGACGTAGGGATTGTACCAGTCCCCGAACACGCCGAGGCGGCGGAACGAACCGCGCTGGATGTCGATGAACTTCTCGGCGAACTCGGTGCAGCGGCGGCGGATTTCCGCGGGCTCCAGCCCGGCGGCCTGTTTCACCACCTTGAACTCGATCGGCAGGCCGTGGCAGTCCCAGCCCGGGATGAAGGGGGCCTCGTAGCCCGCCATCGTCTTCGACTTCACCACCAGGTCCTTCAGCACCTTGTTCAGCGCGGTGCCCATGTGGACGTCGCCGTTCGCGAACGGCGGGCCGTCGTGGAGGATGAATTTCGGAGCCTTCTGCTCCTGGCGGCGGGCAATGATCCGCTGGTAGAGTCCGGACTCCTCCCATTTGGCCAAACGCTTCGGCTCGTTCTCGACGAGGTCCCCGCGCATCGGGAAAGTCGTCTGCGGCAGGGTCAGCGTGTCTTTGTAATTCGGGGCGTCCGCGCTCATGGGAAGGGGGCGGACGCTAGCAACGCCCCCCCGGCGGGTCAACCACCGGCGAATACGGGTTCCCCGGCACCCACCGGAAGCTACCACGGGCGCACGCTCAAGGAGATGTGCGGATTTCGTGAACTTGACTTTTTGCATGATGGCAAGCATTCTGCTTCTCCTCGTATTCCCCCCTTTCCGTTTCCGCATATGGCTCCCCCCCGCATGCGCGTTGCGGTGATCGATTCCCAACCGGTCGTCCGAGCCGGCTTGCGCCTCGTCATCGATGCCTGCACCTCCCTGTCCTTCGCCTTCGAGGCCTCGGACCCACGGGAGGCGATGGAGAAGATTCGTGCCGGTGGGGTGGATCTGGTGGTGTCCGAGGTGGCCTTCCAGGACCACGAAAGCGTCTTCGAGCTGCTGCGCGAGCTCCGCGAGCTGCCCCGCCCGGTGCCGCTGCTGGTTTTCTCCCACCACCTCGAACAGCAGGTCGCCCCGAAGGCCCTCCAGGCCGGGGCCCGCGGCTATCTGGAAAAGCACGCGTCCATGGAGGAAATCGTCCGCGCCATGCACCGCGTGCTGGCCGGAAAGGTCTACCTGAGCCGCGAGATGACGGAATGGGCGCTGGATCATCTAACGCCCGGCGGCACCACCCCGCAAACCCCGGCCACCCAGGTTTCCGGACTGACCGTGCGGGAGCTGGAGATTCTCGAACTGATAGGCAGTGGCATGCAATCCAAGGAGATTGCGAATTGTCTCCACATCAGCCTCAAGACGGTGGAGACCCACCGCGCCCACCTCCGCGAAAAGCTTGGTATTGCAAGCGGTTCCGGGCTCGTCTGCTACGCCAGCCAGTGGGTGGTGACGGAGCACGCGGCCTCCTGATTAGATAACATCTCAGGGTTAACCCTGAGATGAGAATCCGGGTTGCAGCCGATTGTATTTAGCCCCCAAACCCTTCAGGGTGTTAGGGCTATGAAAACCACCCCCCAACAGGAAGGCACCCTCTCCTTCCGCACCCGCCCGGCTTGGTTGGCCGCATCACTCCTCATCATGGCCGCCCCCCTGGCGCAGGCGTTCGTGATGACCTTCCAACTGGTGACACCCGCGAATTCCAGCGACATCTCCGGCGACCTGTCCGCCACCGTCACCGACATCGGTGGAGGCCAAGCCCTGATCCAGATCAGCAAGGGCTCATCCTTCGTCGGGCGGATCGACGAGGTGTATTTCGATGTCAACGACAGCATCACGCTGATCAGCAGCATGGCCACCTCCACCACGCCCGCCGACTACACCATCATCAATGGCGTCAGCTACACCGGCGGAGCGGTCCCGAATTCCATCTCCCCCGACCATCCCCCGGGAGCGACCAATGCCCCGTGGCTGTTCGACACCGATTTCGACTTCGGAGCCACCAGCACCGCCAATAGCATCAACAACGGCGAAACCGCGGCCTTCATCGCAACCTTCTCCGGCACGGTGACCTTCGCCGACCTCGAGCAGGCCGCGACGGACGAAAACTTCCGCATCGCCATGCACGTGAAATCCCTCGTGGGCGGCCAGAGCGACGCTTACGTCAGCCTGCCCCCGGATGGTGGCGGCACCATTCCCGAGCCCTCCAGCGCGCTCCTGGGCGGCCTGGGCGGCCTCCTGATGGTCCTGCGCCGGAAACGGTGAGGTCAGTTCGCCGTCGTCTCATGGACGGCAATCCGGAAGAAGCACGCCTTCCCAGCCCCCGCCGGCGCGTGCGCTTCGAGCGTCTCAATCCCCCCGCTGGTCGCAATCACGGAAACCGGAACCGCCTGCCACGTCTTCAGATCGCTGGAACATTCCACCTGCCAGCCCACGTTCGCCGCCGCCGTGTCGTGGGTGAACCGGTAGCTGGCGGAGGAACCCGAGGCGATCGCTCCCCCTGAAGACGCCGCCAGGGAAACGGCAGGAGCCGCCGCCCCATCCTTATGCAAAGGATCCAAACCCAGGGTGTATTCGACCAGGTTCGGAAGGCCATCGCCATCCGGATCCGCCGTCGCGGCCACCCGCGAGGCGGGCGCGTTCGCGCCGAAACGGGAGGCCTGCCAGACGCCAAAGGGCGAGTCCGTAATCGGGACATCCGCTTCACCGGAGGCGGCGACATAGCCGCTGCCTCCAGCCACCTGCATGCGAACCGTCCTGGTGCCATCCGGAAGGTCGTTCTTCACCGCCACCATCTGGATCTGGCCGGCGGTCTGGAATGCGGGCACCACGACATCCGTGCTGCCGGGAGCCACGATCGAGAAATCGGTCCCCGGCGCGACGGTGCCCGCGAATGCCAAATGGACGACCGTGTCCTGGGCAGCCGGGGTGGAAAGGGTAACCGTCGCGGTGGCCATGGTGCTGGTGGAGCCCTCCACCATCGAACCGGAGGCGGACACCGAAGCGACCGGCGGGGCCAGCGGCAGGCTGCCGAAACTGGCGACCGCAAGCGGATCGCCGAGCACGACGTTCTGCCAGGACAAGTAGCGCATGCCGGACCAAGCGGACTCCACCCAGGTGCGCCCGTCGTTGAAATAGCGGGCGAGCATCAGGTAGTTCCGCGCCACCGCGGTGGTGAGCGGCTCCCAGACATGGCCGGTGCCGAAGGTGCCGCCCGCGTCCACCCAATCGGAAAGCTGGCCGTGATCATCGAAGCCCCCGACCCCGCCGAACTTGCGGGCGTTGTAGCTTTCGAAGGCGTTGTAGATCGCCCCCTGTCCGAGCTGGCCGCGGTAGGTGTTGATGTAGCCGTCCTTCAGGCCACCGCTGTGGTTGCCACCGTAGCCGGTGAGCGCGGCGACCCGGCCGCTGAACCGCTGCGTGCCGGCATTGCCCGCGGGGAGGTCGCCGTTCAATCCGATCAGGAACGCATCGGTCTGCTCGAACACGAAGGCCGGCCAGGTCGGAGCCATCAGGGTCTGCGTCGAACTGTAGTCCCCGGACTCGAAGGTGCCGCCGGCGCTCTTGTCCTCGATGATGGTGTCGACGCTCTTGTCGTAGACGGGATGGAGGCCGCGGTCGATCATGGCGTTCACCGCCGCGGCCGAGTTGCCGTCGAGGCGGGCTGTTAGATAGATGCTTCCCGGAGTGACCGCGGTGCCGCCGGACTTGTCGAGGAGCTGCCACTTCGGGCCGGAGACCTGCTTGCTGAAGAACTTCGTGGCGGTGATCGTGGAGCGGTCGTAACTGGTGATGTCCGCGTTCACGCTGTAGTACGGATTCACCACGTAGTTGTCGGCGCCGGAGTCCATGTTGCCGCCCGCTTCGCCGGTCTCCAGGTTCTGCCAAAGCAGGGTGAGTTCGGAATCGACCGAGGCATACGAGGCGTTTCCACCGGTGATCCGCGTGGCGGCGGAGCCCGGATTGTCCCCGACATCCCCGCCCTGGATGTCCTGGACTCGGTGCGGCAACCCCTTTGTTAGAACGAACACCACCACCTGTTGCTGGAGGCTGTTAGAGGTGAGGTAGGTCCGCAGCGGCTGGCGGATCTTCGAGATGAAGTTCGCGTAGGAGATCGTGCCCGGAACGAGGGTCGCGTCGTTGAAATCGAAGCCGCGCACTCCGGGGCGGACCGCCGCGTAGTGGTTCCAGATGGCGAGGCTGTCCGGGTCCTTCGAATTGTAGAGGACCAGCACCTTGGCCGGAGTAAGCGCCCCGGAAGAAATGAGCGCCGACCCTAACAGAAGGAGGCAGGCCCACCAGTGAACCAGCATTCCGGAGATCCGGAGCCGGGATCCGCGGACGCGCCCTGGGCAGGACGCGGGTACGTGATTCCCCCGATTGGAAGTCATTCGCTTAAGAATGATTAAAGACCCGGGGGAGACGTGTGCAAAAAGCCCTATAAGCGAATTACCTTCAAGGGGAAAGTTAACGGCTGCGTAAATTCCCCACTTCTTGCGTAAATTTACGCAACCGTTAG comes from Luteolibacter sp. LG18 and encodes:
- a CDS encoding PEP-CTERM sorting domain-containing protein (PEP-CTERM proteins occur, often in large numbers, in the proteomes of bacteria that also encode an exosortase, a predicted intramembrane cysteine proteinase. The presence of a PEP-CTERM domain at a protein's C-terminus predicts cleavage within the sorting domain, followed by covalent anchoring to some some component of the (usually Gram-negative) cell surface. Many PEP-CTERM proteins exhibit an unusual sequence composition that includes large numbers of potential glycosylation sites. Expression of one such protein has been shown restore the ability of a bacterium to form floc, a type of biofilm.), coding for MKTTPQQEGTLSFRTRPAWLAASLLIMAAPLAQAFVMTFQLVTPANSSDISGDLSATVTDIGGGQALIQISKGSSFVGRIDEVYFDVNDSITLISSMATSTTPADYTIINGVSYTGGAVPNSISPDHPPGATNAPWLFDTDFDFGATSTANSINNGETAAFIATFSGTVTFADLEQAATDENFRIAMHVKSLVGGQSDAYVSLPPDGGGTIPEPSSALLGGLGGLLMVLRRKR